A region of Streptomyces sp. NBC_01788 DNA encodes the following proteins:
- a CDS encoding LysR family transcriptional regulator, translating to MHERELRAFVAIAEIGRMDLAAKKLGYSQPAISYQIICLERSLGIKLFTRNSGGTTLTREGQMILSSARATLMLIENIKRECTEFSRAPVAVTSLVP from the coding sequence ATGCACGAACGCGAGTTGCGCGCTTTTGTCGCGATTGCCGAAATAGGTCGAATGGACCTCGCAGCCAAGAAGCTCGGATACTCGCAACCGGCAATAAGTTACCAAATCATATGCCTTGAGCGATCTCTGGGTATCAAGCTGTTCACCCGTAATTCAGGTGGCACCACTCTGACCCGTGAAGGGCAGATGATCCTGTCCTCGGCGCGCGCGACTCTGATGCTGATCGAGAACATCAAGAGAGAATGCACGGAATTCAGCAGAGCGCCCGTGGCCGTCACGAGCCTGGTGCCCTGA
- a CDS encoding cobalamin B12-binding domain-containing protein, producing the protein MSTPPAHRDRGTVVVSGLASDAHTWNLVYLQLVIEELGYHVINLGPCVPDDVLVAECRRIDPALVVIGSVNGHGCTDGLRAVTRLRACPELAATPMVIGGKLTVSDENAGRHARALMAAGFDAVFPDQASDAADFTAFVASLPPAAQPALTAGRSR; encoded by the coding sequence GTGAGCACGCCCCCGGCCCACCGGGACCGCGGCACCGTGGTGGTGTCGGGCCTCGCCAGCGACGCGCACACGTGGAACCTGGTCTACCTCCAGCTCGTCATCGAGGAACTCGGCTACCACGTGATCAACCTCGGGCCCTGCGTGCCGGACGACGTGCTGGTCGCCGAATGCCGCCGGATCGATCCGGCGCTGGTCGTCATCGGCAGTGTCAACGGGCACGGCTGCACCGACGGCCTGCGCGCGGTCACCCGGCTGCGCGCCTGCCCGGAACTGGCCGCCACGCCGATGGTGATCGGCGGCAAGCTCACGGTGTCCGACGAGAACGCCGGCCGCCACGCGCGGGCCCTGATGGCCGCGGGCTTCGACGCCGTCTTCCCCGACCAGGCCTCGGACGCGGCCGACTTCACGGCGTTCGTCGCCTCGCTCCCGCCCGCCGCGCAGCCGGCGCTGACCGCGGGGAGATCCCGGTGA
- a CDS encoding methylaspartate mutase, with protein MTVLVPGRPTQAEPGFGAFVRARARAGALVVQPRMGFGDPERMRAGLAATKAARGHTAGTLTLDSYTRVGDLAAVEHARREDLPLNGYPIVSHPDATTRAMLAGVRDAGFPVQVRHGSALPQHIFRKLIALGLDATEGGPVSYCLPYGRTPLAESIAAWRQCTEMFSRLRDQGAEPHLETFGGCMMGQLCPPSQLVALSVLEALFFRAYGCRSISVSYAQQTHAGQDTEAVFALRRLCAELLPDVDWHVVVYAYMGAYPVTEAGAYRLLGEAAELAVRTGSERLIVKTVAESRRIPTVAENVAALEYAARAAAAARPVPAPDTDTQTYAEARALIEGVLNLHSDLARALLLAFERGCLDIPYCVHPDNRGRTRSRLDAEGRLCWAQTGALPLTRLVRTGRGREVTAAGLLADLSYLRSKYDREALYDHAPAEVPSADPA; from the coding sequence GTGACCGTCCTCGTACCCGGCCGGCCCACCCAGGCGGAGCCGGGATTCGGCGCGTTCGTCCGTGCGCGGGCGCGGGCCGGCGCTCTCGTCGTGCAGCCACGCATGGGTTTCGGCGATCCGGAGCGGATGCGGGCGGGGCTGGCCGCCACCAAGGCGGCACGCGGGCACACCGCCGGCACGCTGACCCTGGACAGCTACACCAGGGTCGGTGACCTGGCCGCGGTCGAGCACGCCCGGCGCGAGGACCTGCCGCTCAACGGCTACCCCATCGTCAGCCACCCCGACGCCACGACCCGGGCGATGCTGGCCGGTGTCCGGGACGCCGGCTTCCCCGTGCAGGTGCGGCACGGATCCGCCCTGCCCCAGCACATCTTCCGCAAGCTGATCGCGCTGGGCCTGGACGCGACCGAGGGCGGGCCCGTGTCGTACTGCCTGCCCTACGGACGCACCCCGCTGGCCGAGTCGATCGCGGCCTGGCGGCAGTGCACGGAAATGTTCTCCCGGCTGCGCGACCAGGGCGCCGAACCGCACCTGGAGACCTTCGGCGGCTGCATGATGGGCCAACTCTGCCCGCCCAGCCAGCTGGTGGCGCTCAGCGTGCTGGAGGCGCTGTTCTTCCGCGCGTACGGCTGCCGCAGCATCTCGGTGAGCTACGCCCAGCAGACCCACGCCGGCCAGGACACCGAGGCGGTGTTCGCGTTGCGCCGGCTGTGCGCCGAGCTGCTGCCCGACGTCGACTGGCACGTGGTCGTCTACGCCTACATGGGGGCGTACCCGGTCACCGAGGCGGGCGCGTACCGGCTGCTCGGCGAGGCCGCCGAACTGGCCGTGCGGACCGGCTCCGAGCGGCTCATCGTCAAGACCGTCGCCGAGTCGCGGCGGATCCCCACCGTCGCGGAGAACGTGGCCGCCCTGGAGTACGCGGCGCGGGCGGCCGCGGCGGCCCGGCCGGTGCCCGCGCCGGACACGGACACACAGACGTACGCGGAAGCGCGGGCGCTGATCGAAGGGGTGCTGAACCTGCACTCCGACCTCGCCCGCGCGCTGCTGCTGGCCTTCGAACGCGGCTGCCTCGACATCCCGTACTGCGTGCACCCGGACAACCGGGGCCGCACCCGCAGCCGCCTCGACGCGGAGGGACGGCTGTGCTGGGCGCAGACCGGCGCGCTGCCACTGACCCGACTGGTACGGACCGGGCGGGGGCGTGAGGTGACCGCGGCAGGGCTCCTGGCGGACCTCTCCTATCTGCGGAGCAAGTACGACCGGGAGGCGCTGTACGACCACGCCCCGGCCGAGGTGCCGTCCGCCGACCCGGCGTGA
- a CDS encoding flavin reductase family protein, producing MSSFPTGVSVVTTVDADGRPRGMTCSSLAGVSLDPPVLSVCLTVTSRTLGALRAHGFFGVNLLGARASGIARLFADSSLSHFEHVPWEPAGDAALPRLADDTVAFAACRVRDTKAVGDHVVVFGEVLGTDCSNGTPLLYGHRRFTVWPEPAPDRV from the coding sequence ATGAGTTCCTTCCCGACCGGTGTGTCCGTCGTGACCACGGTCGACGCCGACGGGCGGCCGCGCGGCATGACCTGCTCCTCCCTCGCCGGCGTCAGTCTGGATCCGCCGGTCCTGTCCGTCTGCCTGACGGTGACCAGCCGCACGCTCGGCGCTCTGCGTGCCCACGGCTTCTTCGGAGTGAACCTGCTCGGGGCCCGCGCGAGCGGGATCGCCCGCCTGTTCGCCGATTCCTCCCTGAGCCACTTCGAGCACGTGCCGTGGGAGCCGGCCGGCGACGCCGCCCTTCCCCGGCTCGCCGACGACACCGTCGCCTTCGCCGCCTGCCGGGTCCGCGACACCAAGGCGGTCGGCGACCACGTCGTCGTCTTCGGCGAAGTTCTCGGTACCGACTGCTCCAACGGCACCCCGCTGCTCTACGGCCACCGACGGTTCACCGTCTGGCCGGAACCGGCCCCGGACCGGGTCTGA
- a CDS encoding MupA/Atu3671 family FMN-dependent luciferase-like monooxygenase, which translates to MDFGLFYFANDKEDVGDRYRLLIEGAKFADTHDFASVWTPERHFHAFGGLYPNPAVTGAAVAAVTEKVAVRAGSVVAPLHHPVRIAEEWSVVDNLSKGRVGIAFASGWHAADFVLRPEGYPTRRSGLIDSVKAIRRLWRQEPATFVDGAGESVDVTVFPPPVQRELPVWLTSAGNPQTFREAGEMGAGVLTHLLGQGVDVLEKRIGEYRQAFRDHHDETEGDGHVALMLHTFVGPDREKVRATVRGPFSKYLASSFDLVIHAARAAGADAVALDLNKMSPADIDFLVGQAFDRYFETSGLFGTVEDGLRMCERLYEIGVDEIACLIDFGVETDEVLAGLAHLDLLRQAWREREQAR; encoded by the coding sequence ATGGATTTCGGCCTTTTCTACTTCGCGAACGACAAGGAGGACGTCGGCGACCGGTACCGGCTGCTGATCGAGGGAGCCAAGTTCGCCGACACCCACGATTTCGCGTCGGTGTGGACGCCTGAACGTCACTTCCACGCGTTCGGCGGCCTCTATCCGAATCCGGCGGTGACGGGCGCCGCGGTGGCCGCGGTGACCGAGAAAGTCGCGGTACGGGCCGGCAGTGTGGTGGCCCCGCTGCACCATCCGGTGCGTATCGCGGAGGAATGGTCGGTCGTCGACAACCTCTCCAAAGGAAGGGTCGGTATCGCATTCGCCTCCGGTTGGCACGCCGCCGACTTCGTCCTGCGCCCGGAGGGATATCCGACCCGCAGGTCCGGTCTGATCGACTCGGTGAAGGCGATTCGGAGGCTGTGGCGCCAGGAGCCCGCGACGTTCGTCGACGGCGCGGGCGAGAGCGTCGACGTGACGGTCTTCCCGCCGCCGGTGCAGCGGGAGTTGCCGGTCTGGCTGACCAGCGCGGGCAACCCGCAGACCTTCCGCGAGGCCGGCGAGATGGGCGCCGGGGTGCTGACCCATCTGCTGGGCCAGGGCGTCGACGTGCTGGAGAAGCGGATCGGCGAGTACCGGCAGGCCTTCCGCGACCATCACGACGAGACCGAGGGCGACGGGCATGTCGCGCTCATGCTGCACACGTTCGTCGGCCCGGACCGGGAGAAGGTCAGGGCGACCGTCCGCGGGCCGTTCAGCAAGTACCTGGCCAGCTCCTTCGACCTGGTCATCCACGCCGCCAGGGCCGCGGGCGCCGACGCGGTCGCGCTGGACCTGAACAAGATGAGCCCCGCCGACATCGACTTCCTGGTCGGCCAGGCCTTCGACCGGTACTTCGAGACCAGCGGCCTGTTCGGCACCGTCGAGGACGGGCTGCGGATGTGCGAGCGGCTGTACGAGATCGGCGTGGACGAGATCGCCTGCCTGATCGACTTCGGTGTGGAGACCGACGAGGTGCTGGCCGGACTGGCCCACCTCGACCTGCTCAGGCAGGCGTGGCGGGAACGCGAGCAGGCTCGGTGA
- a CDS encoding ABC transporter permease codes for MAEFLGDTRAIAGRHLRHLLRLPEKLVGFTVMPVAMVVGLGILFGGSMRVPGGGPYGAYVAAGVITSLAVSTVALSALGVLDDLQNGVFDRLRSLPVDRAAILSGRIVVDSLPVVVAMAGVVPAAWIAGWADGVRPTAALAAVGLELLLGTGCACLGIFLGLTLRNAEAVTSLVPVCLLPATFLSNAFVPPDGLPGWLRQVVGWNPVTAVNSTVRDLLGTGATPAGAGFPDRHAAPLAVVFCLLVIAVTAPAAARAYRRAGPMR; via the coding sequence ATGGCGGAGTTCCTCGGCGACACGCGGGCCATCGCGGGCCGGCATCTGCGGCATCTGCTGCGCCTGCCGGAGAAGCTGGTCGGTTTCACCGTGATGCCGGTCGCGATGGTGGTGGGCCTGGGGATCCTGTTCGGCGGCAGCATGCGAGTGCCCGGCGGCGGGCCGTACGGCGCGTACGTGGCGGCGGGCGTGATCACCTCGCTCGCCGTCTCGACGGTCGCGCTCTCCGCGCTGGGCGTCCTCGACGACCTCCAGAACGGTGTGTTCGACCGGCTCCGCTCGCTTCCCGTCGACCGCGCGGCCATCCTGTCCGGGCGGATCGTGGTGGACTCACTGCCCGTGGTGGTGGCGATGGCCGGTGTGGTGCCCGCCGCGTGGATCGCCGGCTGGGCCGACGGGGTCCGCCCCACGGCGGCGCTGGCCGCGGTGGGCCTGGAGCTGCTGCTCGGCACGGGGTGCGCGTGCCTGGGGATCTTCCTCGGGCTCACCCTCCGCAACGCCGAGGCGGTCACCTCGCTCGTACCGGTGTGCCTGCTGCCGGCGACGTTCCTGTCCAACGCGTTCGTGCCGCCGGACGGCCTGCCCGGCTGGCTGCGCCAGGTGGTCGGCTGGAACCCGGTGACCGCGGTGAACAGCACGGTGCGCGATCTGCTGGGCACGGGAGCAACGCCCGCCGGGGCCGGTTTTCCGGACCGTCACGCCGCGCCGCTCGCCGTCGTCTTCTGTCTGCTGGTGATCGCCGTCACCGCTCCGGCGGCGGCGCGCGCCTACCGCCGTGCCGGGCCGATGCGGTGA
- a CDS encoding class I SAM-dependent methyltransferase encodes MTPGVTTPADFEAGDGPAPELNVRPLVDTTLLPDWRGSGRVVHSAHRVYEHLISLWAPGVIEAAHDLGVFAELSAGPRTSDQLARACAANQRAMRVLMDGLYAYDIVDRVPAEDGPAVYRMPEEMRECLLPDGLFSLVGKIEYDRQLAWHSWRNLADAVRGDNRDETGGLQLNQISEHNYESLVRGINFWAPPIVEALRGGFETLEWPTDRPASVLDIGCGTGLYSQLLLRAFPRWRATGLEAPAIAPIATAQAERLGVADRFGVQVRDFWTESWGSDHDLLVFVNIFHLQTPESAQELLRKSKEALSRDGLICIADHLVTDEKDAKSVQDRFAMLFAASMLATGGGDAFLLDDYDQWLASTGLRRVAVLDTPMHRILLAGHA; translated from the coding sequence ATGACGCCTGGTGTCACCACGCCCGCCGACTTCGAGGCGGGCGACGGACCCGCGCCGGAACTCAACGTCCGCCCGCTCGTGGACACCACGCTGCTTCCCGACTGGCGGGGCTCCGGCCGGGTCGTGCACTCCGCCCACCGGGTCTACGAGCACCTGATCTCGCTGTGGGCGCCCGGCGTCATCGAGGCCGCGCACGACCTCGGTGTGTTCGCCGAGTTGAGCGCCGGACCGAGGACAAGTGACCAGCTCGCGCGGGCCTGCGCCGCCAACCAGCGGGCGATGCGGGTGCTGATGGACGGCCTGTACGCCTACGACATCGTCGACCGTGTCCCCGCCGAGGACGGCCCCGCGGTCTACCGGATGCCGGAGGAGATGCGCGAATGCCTGCTGCCGGACGGGCTGTTCAGCCTGGTCGGCAAGATCGAGTACGACCGCCAGCTGGCCTGGCACTCCTGGCGCAACCTCGCGGACGCGGTGCGCGGCGACAACCGCGACGAGACGGGCGGGCTCCAGCTCAACCAGATCAGCGAGCACAACTACGAGTCCCTGGTACGCGGCATCAACTTCTGGGCGCCGCCGATCGTCGAGGCGCTGCGCGGCGGCTTCGAGACGCTGGAGTGGCCCACCGACCGGCCCGCCTCCGTCCTGGACATCGGCTGCGGTACCGGTCTGTACAGCCAGTTGCTGCTGCGGGCGTTCCCGCGCTGGCGGGCCACCGGCCTCGAGGCGCCGGCCATCGCCCCGATCGCCACGGCGCAGGCCGAACGGCTCGGCGTCGCCGACCGGTTCGGCGTCCAGGTGCGTGACTTCTGGACCGAGAGCTGGGGCAGCGACCACGACCTGCTGGTCTTCGTCAACATCTTCCACCTCCAGACGCCCGAGTCGGCGCAGGAGTTGCTGCGCAAGTCCAAGGAGGCCCTGTCACGGGACGGCCTGATCTGCATCGCCGACCACCTGGTCACCGACGAGAAGGACGCCAAGTCGGTCCAGGACCGGTTCGCGATGCTGTTCGCCGCGTCCATGCTGGCCACCGGCGGCGGTGACGCCTTCCTGCTGGACGACTACGACCAGTGGCTCGCCTCGACCGGACTGCGGCGGGTCGCGGTGCTGGACACCCCGATGCACCGGATCCTGCTCGCCGGGCACGCCTGA
- a CDS encoding ABC transporter permease: protein MSEFLSDCLALTGRHLRHLTRVPERLLSVTLMPVMYVIVFGFLFGSAMQVEGGNYREYIMAGIFAQVMLANLQTTAVGVVDDLRNGLVDRFRSLPMSRYAVLIGRTVSDLLLSTVAIVVMAAVGSLIGWRVHTGAPHILAAFGILLLLGLGAAWLGALLGLSLRNVEAVSAVMSMVMMPLTFLSSAFIPLSGLPEWLRAIAVWNPLSAVVGALRRLFGNPTSVGDTSFPSVHPIPVAVVLIVAMIALAMPLAARRYRTAAAR, encoded by the coding sequence ATGAGCGAGTTCCTGAGCGACTGCCTCGCCCTGACGGGCCGCCACCTGCGGCATCTGACCCGGGTGCCGGAACGGCTGCTCAGCGTGACGCTGATGCCGGTGATGTACGTGATCGTCTTCGGGTTCCTGTTCGGCAGCGCCATGCAGGTCGAGGGCGGCAACTACCGCGAGTACATCATGGCCGGCATCTTCGCCCAGGTCATGCTGGCCAACCTGCAGACCACCGCGGTCGGCGTGGTCGACGACCTGCGCAACGGCCTGGTCGACCGGTTCCGCTCGCTTCCCATGTCCCGCTACGCCGTACTGATCGGGCGTACCGTCTCCGACCTGCTGCTGTCCACCGTAGCCATCGTCGTGATGGCCGCGGTCGGCTCCCTGATCGGCTGGCGGGTGCACACCGGCGCCCCGCACATCCTGGCCGCCTTCGGCATCCTGCTGCTGCTCGGCCTGGGCGCCGCCTGGCTCGGCGCGCTGCTCGGACTGTCCCTGCGCAACGTCGAGGCGGTCAGCGCGGTGATGTCCATGGTCATGATGCCGCTCACGTTCCTGTCCAGCGCGTTCATCCCGCTGAGCGGACTGCCCGAGTGGCTGCGCGCCATCGCGGTGTGGAACCCGCTGTCGGCGGTGGTCGGGGCCCTGCGCCGGCTGTTCGGCAACCCCACCTCCGTCGGCGACACCTCCTTCCCCTCGGTGCACCCGATCCCCGTCGCCGTGGTCCTCATCGTGGCGATGATCGCGCTGGCCATGCCGCTCGCCGCCCGCAGGTACCGGACCGCGGCAGCCCGCTGA